A window from Pseudooceanicola algae encodes these proteins:
- the gatC gene encoding Asp-tRNA(Asn)/Glu-tRNA(Gln) amidotransferase subunit GatC has protein sequence MSIDTATAAKVAKLARIKVEEDQLPALAEEFNTILGFIEQLNEVDVEGVEPMTSVTPQRLKRREDVVTEGSQQARILANAPDAREGFFAVPKVVE, from the coding sequence ATGTCGATCGACACCGCAACCGCCGCCAAGGTGGCGAAACTGGCCCGTATCAAGGTCGAGGAAGACCAGCTGCCCGCGCTGGCGGAAGAATTCAACACGATCCTCGGCTTCATCGAACAGTTGAACGAGGTCGATGTGGAGGGCGTGGAGCCGATGACCTCGGTCACGCCGCAACGCCTGAAACGGCGCGAGGATGTCGTCACCGAAGGCAGCCAGCAGGCCAGGATCCTGGCCAATGCGCCCGATGCCCGCGAAGGCTTTTTCGCCGTGCCCAAGGTTGTCGAGTAA
- a CDS encoding N-acetylmuramoyl-L-alanine amidase codes for MAQAPDQPDAIWRPSPNVNDRRGAALPDIIVLHYTAMQSAEAALQRLCDPAPPADLSPVSCHYLIGEDGRLWQLCPEARRAWHAGQGAWAGVGDVNSRSIGIELANRAETPFAEGQMAGLERLLPQIMARWSIPPERVIGHSDMAPLRKSDPGTKFDWRRLARQDLSVWPAPGGRDEGDLITDLRRFGYPVDDTPPKDLLAAFRQRFRPWASGPEAADDRIIARDLARRFPAAKG; via the coding sequence ATGGCGCAAGCCCCGGATCAGCCGGATGCGATCTGGCGCCCGTCGCCCAATGTGAATGACCGGCGCGGCGCGGCCCTGCCGGATATCATCGTGCTGCACTACACCGCCATGCAAAGCGCCGAAGCCGCGTTGCAGCGCCTTTGCGATCCCGCGCCGCCAGCGGATCTGTCCCCGGTGTCCTGCCACTACCTGATCGGCGAGGACGGTCGGCTCTGGCAGCTTTGCCCCGAGGCCAGACGTGCCTGGCACGCCGGGCAGGGGGCCTGGGCCGGTGTCGGGGACGTGAATTCACGCTCGATCGGGATCGAGCTGGCCAACCGCGCCGAGACCCCTTTTGCCGAAGGTCAGATGGCGGGGCTGGAACGTCTGCTGCCACAGATCATGGCGCGCTGGTCGATTCCGCCCGAACGGGTGATCGGGCATTCCGACATGGCGCCGCTGCGCAAATCCGATCCGGGCACGAAATTCGACTGGCGGCGGCTGGCGCGGCAGGATCTGTCGGTCTGGCCCGCGCCTGGGGGCCGCGACGAAGGCGATCTGATCACCGACCTGCGCCGCTTTGGCTACCCTGTCGACGACACCCCGCCAAAGGACCTTCTGGCGGCCTTCCGTCAGCGGTTTCGCCCCTGGGCCAGTGGCCCCGAAGCCGCCGACGACCGGATCATCGCCCGCGATCTGGCACGCCGTTTTCCGGCCGCGAAGGGCTGA
- a CDS encoding M48 family metallopeptidase — protein sequence MKAWTAAILAGTMALSGCAILPEEIVTPGGAAPDASTAGQISHDAAARQFAEVVDTVEPVAEQVCRNLRKDAYCDFRIAIDTRRRQPANAFQTLDKDGNPVLIFTIALIDDMRNPNELAFVMSHEASHHILDHLAKQQEYAEAQARVYEQAATQAGASRTGIRRASELGAALGAHSYAKQFELDADYLGAQIARAAGYDPLIGALYFDRLPDPSQEFLGTHPPNADRMAAVKAALGLGACPKGLTLC from the coding sequence ATGAAGGCATGGACGGCGGCGATCCTGGCCGGGACGATGGCCCTTTCCGGCTGCGCGATCCTTCCCGAAGAGATCGTTACCCCGGGCGGTGCCGCCCCTGACGCCTCCACTGCCGGCCAGATCAGCCATGACGCCGCCGCCCGCCAGTTTGCCGAGGTCGTCGATACGGTCGAACCCGTGGCCGAACAGGTGTGCCGGAACCTCCGCAAGGACGCGTATTGCGATTTCCGCATCGCCATCGACACCCGCCGACGCCAGCCTGCCAACGCCTTTCAGACGCTCGACAAGGACGGCAACCCGGTGCTGATCTTCACCATCGCGCTGATCGACGACATGCGGAACCCGAACGAGCTGGCTTTCGTCATGAGCCACGAGGCCTCGCACCATATCCTCGACCATCTGGCCAAGCAGCAGGAATATGCGGAGGCCCAGGCCCGCGTCTATGAGCAGGCCGCGACACAGGCCGGGGCCAGCCGCACCGGCATCCGCCGGGCAAGCGAACTTGGCGCCGCCCTGGGCGCGCATAGCTATGCCAAGCAGTTCGAACTGGACGCGGATTACCTTGGCGCCCAGATCGCCAGGGCCGCTGGCTATGATCCGCTGATCGGCGCGCTTTATTTCGACCGGTTGCCGGACCCGAGCCAGGAATTCCTTGGCACTCACCCGCCCAATGCGGACCGGATGGCCGCCGTGAAGGCCGCACTTGGCCTTGGCGCCTGCCCGAAGGGCCTCACGCTTTGCTAG
- a CDS encoding DUF167 domain-containing protein, whose protein sequence is MAPKPPDLSHLARPGAEIALRVTPKAARDRITDAGPEEEGLRVYTTATPQDGKANDAVRRMLAKALGVPPTSLRLIRGQKARDKVFRLD, encoded by the coding sequence ATGGCCCCAAAACCGCCTGACCTGTCGCACCTGGCCCGCCCCGGTGCAGAGATCGCGCTGCGCGTGACGCCGAAGGCCGCGCGGGACCGGATCACCGACGCCGGACCCGAAGAAGAGGGCCTGCGCGTCTACACCACCGCCACCCCGCAGGATGGCAAGGCCAATGACGCGGTGCGCCGGATGCTGGCCAAGGCACTTGGCGTGCCGCCGACGTCCCTGCGGCTGATCCGGGGACAGAAAGCGCGGGACAAGGTGTTTCGCCTCGACTAG
- a CDS encoding TIGR00282 family metallophosphoesterase: MKILFLGDVMGRAGRRAIDETLPRMRAAWKLDFIVVNGENASHGNGLTGDHAKAFLQAGADVITLGDHAFDQRDMLQYIDSEPRIIRPLNFAKDAPGRGHGVFLATNGRKVLVTQVLGQVFMKRPFEDPFSHVEAVLKKYPAGGMVQASLVDVHCEATSEKMAMGHFCDGRASVVVGTHTHVPTGDAQILNKGTAYLSDAGMTGDYDSVIGMDKAEPMRRFITGMAKGRFTPADGEATLSGLYVETDDRTGRATRVVPVRQGGRLAPSGPAPLE, encoded by the coding sequence ATGAAAATTCTGTTCCTCGGAGATGTCATGGGCCGCGCCGGGCGCCGGGCCATCGACGAAACGCTGCCCCGCATGCGCGCGGCCTGGAAGCTCGACTTCATTGTGGTGAATGGCGAGAACGCCAGCCATGGCAACGGGCTGACCGGCGACCATGCCAAGGCCTTCCTGCAGGCGGGTGCCGATGTCATCACGCTTGGCGACCATGCCTTTGATCAGCGCGACATGCTGCAATATATCGACAGTGAACCGCGTATCATCCGGCCGCTGAACTTTGCCAAGGATGCGCCCGGCCGCGGCCATGGCGTCTTTTTGGCGACCAACGGGCGCAAGGTGCTGGTGACGCAGGTGCTGGGTCAGGTCTTCATGAAGCGGCCCTTCGAGGATCCCTTCAGCCATGTCGAAGCGGTGCTGAAAAAGTACCCCGCGGGCGGCATGGTGCAGGCCTCACTGGTCGATGTGCACTGCGAGGCGACCTCGGAGAAGATGGCCATGGGCCATTTCTGCGATGGACGCGCCAGTGTCGTGGTCGGCACCCATACCCATGTGCCCACCGGCGACGCACAGATCCTGAACAAGGGCACCGCCTACCTGAGTGATGCGGGCATGACCGGCGATTACGACAGCGTCATCGGCATGGACAAGGCCGAGCCGATGCGACGCTTCATCACCGGCATGGCCAAGGGCCGCTTTACCCCCGCCGATGGCGAGGCGACCCTGTCGGGTCTCTATGTCGAGACCGACGATCGCACGGGCCGTGCTACGCGGGTTGTGCCGGTTCGTCAGGGCGGCCGCCTGGCCCCGTCGGGACCTGCACCGCTTGAATGA
- the gatA gene encoding Asp-tRNA(Asn)/Glu-tRNA(Gln) amidotransferase subunit GatA gives MTELNTLKIAEARDALRKGDVTSAELTEACLSAIDTAGALNAFVHNTADIARRQAAAADARIKAGDAPAMCGIPLGIKDLFCTKGVPSQAASNILEGFKPEYESTVTQNLFDAGAVMLGKLNMDEFAMGSSNETSCYGNAVNPWRRADDETALTPGGSSGGSASAVSADLCLAATGTDTGGSIRQPAAFTGITGIKPTYGRCSRWGVVAFASSLDQAGPMTKDVRDAAIMLQAMCSYDAKDSTSADIPVPDFEAMLTGDIKGKVIGIPKEYQMDGIPAEIDALWAEGKAMLADAGATIRDISLPHTKYALPAYYVIAPAEASSNLARYDGVRYGHRAKLAAGDGITEMYEKTRAEGFGHEVQRRVMVGTYVLSAGFYDAYYNRARRVRALIKKDFDDVFAAGVDAILTPATPSAAFGLGEMADADPVAMYLNDVFTVTVNLAGLPGIAVPTGTDRQGLPLGLQLIGRPWEEGDLLNTAYALEQAAGFVSKPAKWW, from the coding sequence ATGACCGAACTGAACACGTTGAAAATCGCCGAGGCCCGTGACGCGCTGCGCAAGGGCGATGTGACCTCTGCCGAGCTGACCGAGGCCTGCCTGTCCGCGATCGACACCGCCGGGGCGCTGAACGCCTTCGTGCACAACACCGCCGACATCGCCCGCCGCCAGGCCGCCGCCGCAGACGCCCGCATCAAGGCCGGCGACGCGCCGGCCATGTGCGGCATCCCGCTGGGGATCAAGGACCTGTTCTGCACCAAGGGCGTGCCGAGCCAGGCTGCATCGAACATCCTCGAGGGCTTCAAGCCCGAATACGAATCCACCGTCACGCAAAACCTGTTCGACGCCGGTGCGGTCATGCTGGGCAAGCTGAACATGGACGAATTCGCCATGGGCTCGTCGAACGAGACCTCGTGCTATGGCAATGCGGTGAACCCGTGGCGGCGCGCCGATGACGAAACCGCGCTGACGCCGGGCGGGTCCTCGGGCGGGTCGGCTTCGGCGGTTTCCGCCGACCTCTGCCTTGCGGCCACCGGCACCGATACCGGCGGTTCGATCCGCCAGCCCGCCGCCTTCACCGGCATCACCGGGATCAAGCCGACCTACGGGCGCTGCTCCCGCTGGGGCGTGGTGGCTTTTGCCAGCTCTCTCGATCAGGCCGGTCCGATGACCAAGGACGTGCGTGATGCGGCGATCATGCTGCAGGCCATGTGCTCCTATGACGCGAAGGATTCCACCAGCGCGGACATCCCGGTGCCCGATTTCGAGGCGATGCTGACCGGGGACATCAAGGGCAAGGTCATCGGTATTCCGAAGGAATATCAGATGGACGGCATCCCGGCCGAGATCGACGCCCTCTGGGCCGAAGGCAAGGCGATGCTCGCCGATGCCGGTGCCACGATCCGCGACATTTCCCTGCCGCACACGAAATACGCGCTGCCTGCCTATTACGTGATTGCCCCGGCCGAGGCGTCTTCCAACCTCGCGCGGTATGACGGAGTGCGCTATGGCCACCGCGCCAAGCTGGCGGCGGGCGACGGCATCACCGAGATGTACGAAAAGACCCGCGCCGAAGGCTTCGGCCACGAGGTCCAGCGCCGCGTGATGGTCGGCACCTACGTCCTGAGCGCGGGCTTCTACGACGCCTATTACAACCGCGCCCGCCGGGTCCGTGCCCTGATCAAGAAGGACTTCGATGATGTCTTCGCCGCCGGGGTCGATGCGATCCTGACGCCGGCGACCCCCTCGGCCGCCTTCGGGCTGGGCGAGATGGCGGACGCCGATCCCGTGGCGATGTACCTGAACGATGTCTTCACCGTCACGGTGAATCTGGCCGGTCTGCCGGGCATCGCGGTGCCGACGGGGACCGACCGCCAGGGCCTGCCGCTGGGGCTGCAACTGATCGGGCGGCCCTGGGAAGAAGGCGATCTGCTGAACACCGCCTATGCGCTGGAGCAGGCCGCAGGCTTTGTTTCCAAGCCCGCGAAATGGTGGTAA
- a CDS encoding class II histone deacetylase, with the protein MTRTGFYWDERCFWHAGGNYALTMPIGGFVQPLAAGGLPESPETKRRLRNLMEVSGITADLHMTSAPAASHEDLRRVHPESYLRDFKAMSDAGGGELGLRTPFAQGGYEIAALSAGLASQALLDVMQGKRRNAYALSRPPGHHCLPDWPNGFCLMANIAIAIEAAQARGLAGRVAVIDWDVHHGNGTEHIYYERDDVLTISLHQERNYPLDTGDTADRGRGAGLGCNINLPLPPGTGHKGYLQTMERIVLPAVDAFAPDVIIVACGFDAGIYDPIARMLCTAETFGAMTRQVMDLADRLCDGRLLLVHEGGYSEAYVPFCGHRVMEVLSGSKHVVPDPMAATVAQRQPGARFDAFLTGWIDDLAEAVL; encoded by the coding sequence ATGACACGGACGGGATTTTACTGGGACGAACGGTGTTTCTGGCATGCGGGGGGCAATTATGCCCTGACGATGCCGATCGGCGGATTTGTTCAGCCTCTGGCCGCCGGTGGTCTGCCCGAAAGCCCCGAAACCAAGCGCCGTCTGCGCAACCTGATGGAGGTCTCGGGGATCACCGCCGACCTGCACATGACCTCGGCCCCTGCGGCCAGTCACGAGGATCTGCGCCGCGTGCACCCGGAAAGCTATCTGAGGGATTTCAAGGCGATGTCCGACGCGGGCGGCGGAGAGCTTGGCCTGCGCACCCCCTTTGCCCAGGGCGGTTACGAGATCGCCGCGCTTTCTGCCGGTCTGGCCAGTCAGGCGCTGCTGGACGTGATGCAGGGCAAGCGGCGCAATGCCTATGCCCTGTCGCGCCCGCCGGGGCATCATTGCCTGCCCGACTGGCCCAATGGCTTCTGCCTGATGGCCAATATCGCCATCGCCATCGAAGCCGCCCAGGCGCGCGGGCTGGCGGGGCGGGTCGCGGTCATCGACTGGGACGTGCACCACGGCAATGGCACGGAACATATCTATTACGAGCGGGACGATGTGCTGACGATTTCGCTGCATCAGGAACGCAACTATCCGCTGGATACCGGCGATACTGCCGACCGGGGGCGCGGGGCCGGGCTGGGCTGCAACATCAACCTGCCGCTGCCGCCGGGCACCGGGCACAAGGGCTATCTTCAGACGATGGAGCGGATCGTGCTGCCCGCCGTCGACGCCTTTGCGCCTGACGTGATCATTGTTGCCTGCGGGTTCGATGCCGGGATCTATGATCCCATCGCGCGGATGCTTTGCACGGCCGAGACGTTCGGCGCGATGACGCGGCAGGTCATGGATCTGGCCGACAGGCTTTGCGACGGTCGCCTGCTGCTGGTGCACGAAGGCGGCTATTCCGAAGCCTATGTGCCCTTCTGCGGGCACCGGGTGATGGAGGTCCTTTCTGGCTCGAAGCACGTCGTGCCCGATCCAATGGCGGCCACCGTGGCGCAGCGCCAGCCGGGGGCGCGGTTCGATGCCTTCCTGACCGGCTGGATCGACGATCTGGCCGAAGCGGTGCTGTGA
- a CDS encoding nitroreductase family protein, with protein sequence MPDPNPAALEFLLTRRSRPAKTLKAPGPDRAALEPLLKAALRTPDHGKLEPWRLVVIEGAAFPRLAELAETRGRALGKDDAALAKGRQQFDQGILAVAVIESPKDHPNVPELEQTYSAGAVCLALLNAALAAGWGANWLSGWPSHDRGFMEQGLGLAAHERIAGFIHIATETNAAPERPRPDLESMTTWISD encoded by the coding sequence ATGCCAGATCCCAACCCGGCGGCGCTCGAATTCCTGCTGACCCGCCGTTCGCGGCCCGCAAAGACGCTGAAGGCCCCCGGTCCCGACCGGGCTGCCCTTGAGCCGCTGCTGAAGGCCGCCCTGCGCACGCCGGATCACGGCAAGCTTGAGCCCTGGCGCCTTGTGGTCATCGAAGGCGCGGCCTTCCCGAGGCTGGCCGAACTGGCCGAAACGCGGGGCCGCGCGCTTGGCAAGGACGATGCCGCGCTGGCCAAGGGGCGCCAGCAGTTCGACCAGGGCATCCTTGCGGTGGCCGTGATCGAAAGCCCGAAGGACCACCCCAATGTGCCCGAGCTAGAGCAGACCTATTCCGCCGGCGCTGTTTGCCTTGCGTTGCTGAACGCTGCGCTTGCGGCGGGCTGGGGGGCGAACTGGCTTAGCGGCTGGCCGTCCCATGACCGGGGTTTCATGGAGCAGGGCCTTGGCCTTGCCGCCCATGAACGTATCGCCGGTTTCATACATATCGCCACCGAAACCAATGCCGCGCCGGAACGGCCGCGCCCGGATCTGGAAAGCATGACCACATGGATTTCGGACTGA